The following proteins are encoded in a genomic region of Streptomyces sp. NBC_01723:
- a CDS encoding ABC transporter ATP-binding protein, with product MRSEPVVQVQALVKRYGTKTAVDGLDLEAGAGVTAVLGPNGAGKSTTVETCEGYRRPDSGTVRVLGLDPVGQGAELRPRIGVMLQSGGVYSGARADEMLRHVARLHAHPLDVDALIERLGLGSCGRTTYRRLSGGQQQRLALAMAVVGRPELVFLDEPTAGLDPQARRATWDLVRDLRGDGVSVILTTHHMDEAEQLADDVAIIDAGRVIAQGSPEDLCRGGAENTLRFTGRPGLDVASLLKALPPDSAAAELTPGSYRVVGKVDPQLLATVTSWCAQHGVMPDRISVERHTLEDVFLELTGKELRS from the coding sequence ATGCGAAGCGAGCCCGTGGTCCAGGTGCAGGCCCTGGTGAAGCGGTACGGCACGAAGACCGCGGTGGACGGCCTGGACCTGGAGGCCGGGGCGGGAGTCACCGCCGTACTCGGCCCCAACGGAGCGGGCAAGTCGACGACCGTCGAGACCTGTGAGGGATACCGCAGACCGGACTCCGGGACGGTGCGCGTCCTGGGCCTCGACCCGGTGGGGCAGGGCGCCGAGCTGCGGCCCCGGATCGGGGTGATGCTCCAGTCCGGCGGCGTCTACTCCGGCGCCCGGGCCGACGAGATGCTGCGCCACGTCGCGAGACTGCACGCCCACCCGCTGGACGTCGACGCGCTGATCGAGCGGCTCGGCCTGGGGTCGTGCGGCCGGACCACGTACCGCAGGCTCTCCGGCGGGCAGCAGCAGCGGCTCGCCCTGGCGATGGCGGTGGTCGGACGTCCGGAGCTGGTGTTCCTGGACGAGCCGACGGCCGGCCTGGACCCCCAGGCCCGCCGCGCCACCTGGGACCTCGTGCGGGACCTGCGCGGCGACGGCGTCTCCGTCATCCTCACCACCCACCACATGGACGAGGCCGAGCAGCTGGCCGACGACGTCGCCATCATCGACGCGGGCCGGGTCATCGCCCAGGGCTCGCCCGAGGACCTGTGCCGCGGCGGCGCCGAGAACACTCTGCGGTTCACCGGCCGGCCGGGACTGGACGTGGCCTCCCTCCTCAAGGCGCTGCCCCCGGACTCGGCGGCGGCGGAGCTGACTCCGGGCTCCTACCGCGTCGTCGGCAAGGTCGACCCGCAGCTGCTCGCGACGGTGACCTCCTGGTGCGCCCAGCACGGGGTGATGCCGGACCGCATCTCGGTGGAGCGGCACACCCTGGAGGACGTCTTTCTGGAGCTCACGGGCAAGGAGTTGCGCTCATGA
- a CDS encoding ABC transporter permease, producing the protein MTGAHGQGVARVTTTGTYAPRPGAAPLGRMIAAQAALETRMLLRNGEQLLLTVIIPTLLLVLFSTVDIVDTGTEEAVDFLAPGVLALAVMSTAFTGQAIATGFERRYGVLKRLAASPLPRWALMAAKTVSVLVTEVLQIVLLTVIAFALGWSPHGSPVAVLLLLVAGTAAFSGLGLLMAGTLKAEATLAAANLVFLLLLVGGGVIVPLDRFPDAAQDVLGLLPISALSDGLRDVLQHGAGMPWGNLAVLAVWAVASLAAAGKFFRWE; encoded by the coding sequence ATGACTGGAGCTCACGGGCAAGGAGTCGCGCGGGTGACCACGACCGGTACGTACGCACCGAGGCCCGGTGCCGCGCCCCTCGGACGGATGATCGCGGCGCAGGCGGCGCTGGAGACGAGGATGCTGCTGCGCAACGGCGAGCAGCTCCTGCTGACGGTGATCATCCCGACGCTGCTGCTCGTCCTGTTCAGCACCGTGGACATCGTCGACACCGGCACCGAGGAGGCCGTCGACTTCCTCGCCCCCGGCGTGCTCGCCCTCGCCGTCATGTCCACGGCGTTCACCGGACAGGCCATCGCCACCGGCTTCGAGCGCCGGTACGGGGTGCTGAAGCGGCTGGCCGCTTCGCCGCTGCCCCGCTGGGCCCTGATGGCCGCGAAGACGGTGTCGGTGCTGGTCACCGAGGTGCTCCAGATCGTCCTGCTGACGGTGATCGCCTTCGCGCTGGGCTGGTCGCCGCACGGCAGCCCGGTGGCCGTGCTGCTGCTCCTGGTCGCCGGCACGGCCGCCTTCTCCGGGCTCGGGCTGCTCATGGCGGGCACGCTGAAGGCGGAGGCCACGCTGGCCGCCGCCAACCTGGTCTTCCTGCTGCTGCTCGTGGGCGGCGGGGTGATCGTGCCGCTGGACAGGTTCCCGGACGCCGCGCAGGACGTGCTGGGGCTGCTGCCCATCTCCGCCCTCTCGGACGGGCTGCGCGACGTGCTCCAGCACGGTGCCGGGATGCCGTGGGGGAACCTGGCGGTCCTCGCCGTGTGGGCGGTCGCGTCACTCGCGGCCGCCGGGAAGTTCTTCCGCTGGGAGTAG
- a CDS encoding COX15/CtaA family protein has product MDGVPNVTRADAVAAVRNPLAFIAARWTPDPRTVRRAALVALVMSVVIVVTGGAVRLTGSGLGCPTWPKCTEDSLTNTSEMGVHGVIEFGNRMLAYVLCAAVGWAIIAARSQKPFRRSLTRLGWVQFWIVMGNAILGGIVVLVGLNPYTVAAHFLLSSALIAVATVMWQRTREGDAAPRPLVGKPVQQMVWVLTVVSVLLIAVGTVVTGAGPHAGDSSEVARMPVDWETVSKVHAVLAWIVVTLTFALWFVLKAVDAPKWPLARTRDLFLVLLAQGVIGYVQYFTDLPEVLVGLHMLGSCLVWIAVLRVLLAVRERAGGTEAGVPGPAAEATLTRA; this is encoded by the coding sequence ATGGACGGCGTGCCAAACGTGACCCGCGCCGACGCCGTAGCAGCCGTGCGCAACCCGCTCGCCTTCATCGCCGCACGCTGGACCCCGGATCCCCGGACCGTCCGGCGGGCGGCTCTCGTCGCCCTCGTCATGTCGGTGGTCATCGTGGTCACCGGCGGCGCGGTGCGCCTGACCGGCTCGGGCCTCGGCTGCCCGACCTGGCCGAAGTGCACCGAGGACTCGCTGACCAACACCAGCGAGATGGGCGTCCACGGCGTCATCGAGTTCGGCAACCGCATGCTGGCCTACGTGCTGTGCGCGGCGGTCGGCTGGGCGATCATCGCCGCGCGGTCGCAGAAGCCGTTCAGGCGCTCGCTGACCCGGCTGGGCTGGGTGCAGTTCTGGATCGTGATGGGCAACGCGATCCTCGGCGGCATCGTCGTCCTGGTCGGTCTCAACCCGTACACGGTCGCCGCGCACTTCCTGCTGTCGAGCGCGCTGATCGCGGTCGCCACCGTGATGTGGCAGCGCACCCGGGAGGGCGACGCGGCACCGCGGCCCCTGGTCGGCAAGCCCGTCCAGCAGATGGTGTGGGTGCTGACCGTCGTCTCCGTGCTGCTGATCGCGGTCGGCACGGTCGTCACCGGCGCCGGTCCGCACGCGGGCGACTCCAGCGAGGTCGCGCGGATGCCGGTCGACTGGGAGACGGTGAGCAAGGTGCACGCCGTCCTGGCGTGGATCGTGGTGACGCTGACGTTCGCCCTGTGGTTCGTGCTGAAGGCGGTCGACGCCCCCAAGTGGCCGCTGGCCCGTACCCGTGACCTCTTCCTGGTGCTGCTCGCCCAGGGCGTCATCGGCTACGTCCAGTACTTCACCGACCTGCCCGAGGTCCTGGTCGGGCTGCACATGCTCGGCTCGTGCCTGGTGTGGATCGCGGTGCTGCGGGTGCTGCTGGCGGTGCGCGAGCGCGCCGGCGGGACGGAGGCCGGGGTGCCGGGTCCCGCGGCGGAGGCGACGCTCACCCGGGCCTGA
- a CDS encoding amidohydrolase family protein, protein MIETPSLVDQYCHGVLRTELGLGTFEAQLARTEGPPAPGTTLFDTQTGFAVRRWCPPLLGLEPHCPPARYLARRRELGVMEADRRLLRGSGITTYLVDAGLPGDLTGPGEMASAADADTHEIVRLELLAEQVADTSGTVESFLANLAEAVHGAAAGAVAFTSVAGVRHGLALAPEPPGPGEVRGAAGRWLSGREVGGELSDPVLLRHLLWIAVASGLPLQLHAGLGEPGLRIDRTDPVLLTDFVRATAGLGTDLVLLHGYPYHRHAAHLAGVFPHVYADSGAALVRTGARAATVLAEILELAPFGKILFSSGAQGLPELHVVAARLFREALGRVLGTWVAEGAWCLGDAQRVAAMIASGNAGRVYGLEAAPPSPVRPG, encoded by the coding sequence ATGATCGAAACGCCGTCCCTGGTGGACCAGTACTGCCACGGCGTCCTGAGAACGGAGCTGGGCCTCGGCACCTTCGAGGCCCAGCTGGCCCGCACCGAGGGTCCGCCCGCGCCGGGCACCACCCTCTTCGACACCCAGACCGGCTTCGCGGTACGCCGCTGGTGCCCGCCCCTGCTCGGCCTGGAACCGCACTGCCCGCCCGCCCGCTACCTGGCCCGGCGCCGGGAGCTGGGCGTCATGGAGGCCGACCGCAGGCTGCTGCGCGGCAGCGGCATCACGACGTACCTGGTGGACGCGGGGCTGCCCGGCGACCTGACGGGACCGGGGGAGATGGCCTCCGCGGCGGACGCCGACACCCACGAGATCGTGCGCCTCGAACTGCTGGCCGAACAGGTCGCCGACACCTCCGGCACCGTCGAGTCCTTCCTCGCCAACCTCGCCGAGGCGGTGCACGGGGCCGCCGCGGGCGCGGTCGCCTTCACCTCGGTCGCGGGCGTACGGCACGGACTCGCGCTCGCTCCCGAACCGCCCGGCCCCGGCGAGGTGCGCGGGGCCGCCGGGCGCTGGCTGAGCGGGCGCGAGGTGGGCGGGGAACTGAGCGACCCGGTGCTGCTGCGGCACCTGCTGTGGATCGCCGTCGCCTCCGGACTGCCGCTCCAGTTGCACGCGGGCCTCGGCGAGCCGGGCCTGCGCATCGACCGCACCGACCCGGTCCTGCTCACGGACTTCGTCCGGGCCACCGCGGGTCTCGGCACCGACCTGGTCCTCCTGCACGGCTACCCGTACCACCGCCACGCCGCCCACCTGGCGGGCGTCTTCCCGCACGTCTACGCCGACTCCGGCGCCGCGCTGGTGCGCACCGGCGCGCGCGCCGCGACGGTCCTCGCCGAGATCCTGGAGCTGGCCCCCTTCGGCAAGATCCTGTTCTCCAGCGGCGCCCAGGGCCTGCCCGAGCTGCACGTGGTGGCCGCCCGCCTGTTCCGCGAGGCCCTCGGCCGGGTGCTGGGCACCTGGGTGGCCGAGGGGGCGTGGTGCCTGGGGGACGCGCAGCGGGTGGCCGCCATGATCGCGTCGGGGAACGCGGGCCGGGTCTACGGACTGGAGGCGGCCCCGCCGAGCCCCGTCAGGCCCGGGTGA
- a CDS encoding heme o synthase: MSLSGVCVTAVESRPAGVIGTSQSPSHRPFGARVKAFVALTKPRIIELLLITTVPVMFLAEQGVPDLGLVLLTCVGGYLSAGGANALNMYIDRDIDALMDRTSQRPLVTGMVSPVECLVFGITLAVVSTLLFGLTVNWLSAWLSLGALLFYVVVYTMILKRRTSQNIVWGGIAGCLPVLIGWSAVTNSMSWAPIILFGVMFFWTPPHYWPLSMKVKEDYARVGVPMLPVIASNKVVARQIVIYSWVMVVVSLLLTPLGYTGWFYTAVALLAGGMWLWEAHGLQNRAKAEVTGGKLKEMRLFHWSITYVSVLFLAIAVDPFLR, translated from the coding sequence ATGTCTCTGTCAGGGGTGTGCGTGACGGCCGTTGAATCCCGTCCTGCGGGGGTAATCGGGACGAGCCAGAGCCCGAGTCACCGGCCGTTCGGGGCCCGTGTCAAGGCGTTCGTGGCGCTGACCAAGCCGCGGATCATCGAGCTTCTGCTGATCACCACGGTTCCGGTGATGTTCCTCGCCGAACAGGGTGTTCCGGATCTGGGGCTGGTGCTGCTGACCTGCGTCGGCGGTTACCTCTCGGCCGGCGGCGCGAACGCGCTGAACATGTACATCGACCGCGACATCGACGCGTTGATGGACCGCACCTCGCAGCGCCCCCTGGTGACCGGCATGGTCAGCCCGGTGGAATGCCTCGTCTTCGGCATCACCCTGGCCGTCGTCTCCACCCTGCTGTTCGGTCTCACCGTCAACTGGCTGTCGGCCTGGCTCTCCCTCGGCGCGCTCCTCTTCTACGTGGTCGTCTACACGATGATCCTCAAGCGCCGCACCTCGCAGAACATCGTCTGGGGCGGCATCGCCGGCTGTCTCCCGGTGCTCATCGGCTGGTCGGCCGTGACCAACTCGATGTCCTGGGCGCCGATCATCCTCTTCGGGGTGATGTTCTTCTGGACGCCGCCGCACTACTGGCCGCTGTCCATGAAGGTCAAGGAGGACTACGCGCGCGTGGGCGTGCCGATGCTCCCGGTCATCGCCTCCAACAAGGTGGTCGCACGGCAGATCGTCATCTACAGCTGGGTGATGGTCGTGGTGTCGCTGCTGCTGACCCCGCTGGGCTACACCGGCTGGTTCTACACGGCCGTCGCCCTGCTGGCGGGCGGCATGTGGCTGTGGGAGGCGCACGGGCTGCAGAACCGTGCCAAGGCCGAGGTCACGGGCGGCAAGCTCAAGGAGATGCGGCTCTTCCACTGGTCCATCACCTACGTGTCGGTGCTGTTCCTCGCGATCGCGGTGGACCCCTTCCTGCGCTGA
- the tkt gene encoding transketolase, with translation MSTKPTTTDLEWTELDQRAVDTARVLAADAVQKVGNGHPGTAMSLAPAAYTLFQKVMRHDPADANWVGRDRFVLSAGHSSLTLYTQLYLAGFGLELADLESFRTWGSKTPGHPEYGHTTGVETTTGPLGQGVANAVGMAMAARYERGLFDPEAAEGTSPFDHFIYCIAGDGCLQEGISAEASSLAGHQQLGNLVLLWDDNHISIEGDTETAVSEDTCKRYEAYGWHVQRVAPKPDGDLDPNALYDAIEAAKKVTDRPSFIAMRSIIAWPAPNAQNTEAAHGSALGDDEVAATKRVLGFDPEKSFEVSDEVIEHTRGALERGQAARAVWEKAFQQWRDNNPDRAAEYERVAKGELPKGWEEKIPVFETGKGVATRAASGKVLQALGAFVPELWGGSADLAGSNNTTIDKTSSFLPAGNPLPEADPYGRTIHFGIREHAMAAEMNGIALHGNTRIYGGTFLVFSDYMRNAVRLSALMHLPVTYVWTHDSIGLGEDGPTHQPVEHLASLRAIPGLNVVRPADANETAIAWREILRRWTKEFGKGQPHGLALTRQGVPTYEPNDDAAKGGYVLFEADGGDAEVVLIATGSEVHVAVEARERLQADGVPTRVVSMPSVEWFEQQDQGYRDSVLPPSVRARVAVEAGIGLTWHKYVGDAGHIVSLEHFGASADGKVLFKEFGFTAENVADAARESLAAARR, from the coding sequence GTGAGCACCAAGCCGACCACCACAGACCTCGAGTGGACCGAACTGGACCAGCGGGCCGTGGACACCGCCCGCGTCCTGGCCGCCGATGCCGTACAGAAGGTTGGCAACGGCCATCCGGGTACGGCGATGAGCCTGGCGCCCGCCGCCTACACCCTCTTCCAGAAGGTGATGCGGCACGACCCCGCCGACGCGAACTGGGTCGGACGCGACCGCTTCGTGCTGTCCGCCGGCCACTCGTCCCTGACCCTCTACACCCAGCTGTACCTGGCCGGCTTCGGTCTGGAGCTGGCGGACCTGGAGTCCTTCCGCACCTGGGGCTCCAAGACCCCCGGGCACCCGGAGTACGGCCACACCACGGGCGTGGAGACGACGACCGGCCCGCTGGGCCAGGGTGTCGCCAACGCGGTGGGCATGGCGATGGCCGCGCGCTACGAGCGCGGCCTGTTCGACCCGGAGGCCGCCGAGGGCACCTCCCCGTTCGACCACTTCATCTACTGCATCGCCGGTGACGGCTGCCTCCAGGAGGGCATCTCCGCCGAGGCGTCCTCGCTCGCGGGCCACCAGCAGCTCGGCAACCTGGTCCTGCTGTGGGACGACAACCACATCTCCATCGAGGGTGACACGGAGACCGCCGTCTCCGAGGACACCTGCAAGCGCTACGAGGCGTACGGCTGGCACGTGCAGCGCGTCGCCCCGAAGCCGGACGGGGACCTGGACCCGAACGCGCTCTACGACGCCATCGAGGCGGCGAAGAAGGTCACCGACCGGCCGTCCTTCATCGCCATGCGCTCGATCATCGCCTGGCCCGCCCCGAACGCGCAGAACACCGAGGCGGCGCACGGCTCGGCGCTCGGCGACGACGAGGTCGCGGCCACCAAGCGCGTCCTGGGCTTCGACCCGGAGAAGTCCTTCGAGGTCTCCGACGAGGTCATCGAGCACACCCGCGGCGCCCTGGAGCGCGGCCAGGCGGCCCGTGCCGTGTGGGAGAAGGCCTTCCAGCAGTGGCGGGACAACAACCCCGACCGCGCCGCCGAGTACGAGCGTGTCGCCAAGGGTGAGCTGCCCAAGGGCTGGGAGGAGAAGATCCCGGTCTTCGAGACGGGCAAGGGCGTCGCCACCCGCGCCGCGTCCGGCAAGGTGCTCCAGGCGCTCGGCGCGTTCGTGCCCGAGCTGTGGGGCGGCTCGGCCGACCTGGCCGGCTCGAACAACACGACGATCGACAAGACGTCCTCCTTCCTCCCGGCGGGCAACCCGCTGCCCGAGGCGGACCCGTACGGCCGCACCATCCACTTCGGCATCCGCGAGCACGCGATGGCCGCGGAGATGAACGGCATCGCGCTGCACGGCAACACCCGCATCTACGGCGGAACGTTCCTGGTCTTCTCCGACTACATGCGCAACGCCGTCCGTCTGTCGGCGCTGATGCACCTGCCGGTGACGTACGTGTGGACGCACGACTCCATCGGTCTCGGCGAGGACGGCCCGACCCACCAGCCGGTCGAGCACCTGGCCTCGCTGCGCGCCATCCCCGGTCTGAACGTGGTCCGTCCGGCGGACGCCAACGAGACGGCGATCGCCTGGCGCGAGATCCTGCGCCGCTGGACGAAGGAGTTCGGCAAGGGCCAGCCGCACGGTCTGGCGCTGACCCGCCAGGGCGTGCCGACGTACGAGCCCAACGACGACGCGGCCAAGGGCGGCTACGTGCTGTTCGAGGCCGACGGAGGCGACGCCGAGGTCGTGCTCATCGCCACCGGCTCCGAGGTGCACGTCGCCGTCGAGGCGCGCGAGCGGCTCCAGGCCGACGGTGTGCCCACGCGCGTGGTGTCGATGCCGTCCGTCGAGTGGTTCGAGCAGCAGGACCAGGGGTACCGGGACAGCGTCCTGCCCCCGTCCGTGCGTGCCCGTGTCGCGGTCGAGGCCGGTATCGGCCTGACGTGGCACAAGTACGTGGGAGACGCCGGCCACATCGTCTCGCTGGAGCACTTCGGTGCCTCGGCCGACGGCAAGGTGCTCTTCAAGGAGTTCGGTTTCACCGCCGAGAACGTGGCCGACGCCGCGCGGGAATCCCTCGCCGCGGCTCGGCGCTGA
- the tal gene encoding transaldolase yields the protein MTDALKRLSDEGVAIWLDDLSRKRITSGNLAELIDQQHVVGVTTNPSIFQKAISQGDGYDQQLADLAVRGVTVEEAIRMITTADVRDAADILRPVFDSTGGKDGRVSIEVDPRLAHNTHATVAEAKQLAWLVDRPNTFIKIPATEAGLPAIAETIGLGISVNVTLIFSLERYRKVMDAFQTGLEKAKERGLDLSQIHSVASFFVSRVDTEIDKRIDALGTDEAKAARGKAAIANARLAYQAYEELFSTDRWAALEKAGANKQRPLWASTGVKDKAYSDTMYVTDLVAPNTVNTMPEATLLATEDHGEITGDTVTGTYEQARADLDAVEKLGISYDEVVQLLEDEGVEKFEASWNDLLKSTEAELKRLAPSKG from the coding sequence ATGACAGACGCACTCAAGCGCCTCTCCGATGAAGGCGTGGCGATCTGGCTGGACGACCTGTCCCGCAAGCGGATCACGTCCGGCAACCTCGCCGAGCTGATCGACCAGCAGCACGTCGTGGGCGTCACCACCAACCCGTCGATCTTCCAGAAGGCGATCTCGCAGGGCGACGGCTACGACCAGCAGCTCGCCGACCTCGCCGTGCGCGGGGTCACGGTCGAAGAGGCCATCCGCATGATCACCACGGCGGACGTCCGCGACGCCGCCGACATCCTGCGCCCCGTCTTCGACTCCACCGGCGGCAAGGACGGCCGGGTCTCCATCGAGGTGGACCCGCGCCTGGCGCACAACACGCACGCGACGGTGGCCGAGGCCAAGCAGCTGGCCTGGCTGGTGGACCGGCCCAACACCTTCATCAAGATCCCGGCCACCGAGGCGGGCCTGCCGGCCATCGCCGAGACCATCGGTCTGGGCATCAGCGTCAACGTCACGCTGATCTTCTCGCTGGAGCGCTACCGCAAGGTGATGGACGCCTTCCAGACCGGCCTGGAGAAGGCCAAGGAGCGCGGCCTGGACCTCTCGCAGATCCACTCCGTGGCGTCCTTCTTCGTGTCGCGCGTCGACACCGAGATCGACAAGCGGATCGACGCGCTCGGCACCGACGAGGCCAAGGCCGCGCGCGGCAAGGCCGCCATCGCCAACGCCCGCCTCGCCTACCAGGCGTACGAGGAGCTCTTCTCCACCGACCGCTGGGCGGCCCTGGAGAAGGCCGGCGCCAACAAGCAGCGCCCGCTGTGGGCGTCGACCGGCGTGAAGGACAAGGCGTACAGCGACACCATGTACGTCACCGACCTGGTCGCGCCGAACACGGTCAACACCATGCCGGAGGCCACCCTGCTGGCCACCGAGGACCACGGCGAGATCACCGGCGACACCGTCACCGGCACCTACGAGCAGGCCCGTGCCGACCTCGACGCGGTCGAGAAGCTCGGGATCTCCTACGACGAGGTGGTCCAGCTCCTGGAGGACGAGGGCGTCGAGAAGTTCGAGGCGTCCTGGAACGACCTGCTCAAGTCCACGGAGGCGGAGCTCAAGCGCCTCGCTCCCTCGAAGGGCTGA
- the zwf gene encoding glucose-6-phosphate dehydrogenase codes for MSSSNPLRDPADRRLPRIAGPSGLVIFGVTGDLSRKKLMPAVYDLANRGLLPPGFSLVGFARRDWEHEDFAQVVHDAVKEHSRTPFREEVWQQLIQGMRFVQGTFDDDEAFERLRGTIEELDKAQGTGGNFAFYLSVPPKSFPVVIQQLKKHGLADQSSGSWRRAVIEKPFGHDLKSAEELNAIVHEVFGSDQVFRIDHYLGKETVQNILALRFANTMFEPIWNRSYVDHVQITMAEDIGIGGRAGYYDGIGAARDVIQNHLLQLLALTAMEEPASFDADALAAEKTKVLGAVRLPKDLGRDTVHAQYAAGWQGGAKAVGYLEEEGIDPKSKTDTYAAIKVGIDNRRWAGVPFYLRTGKRLGRRVTEIAVVFQRAPHSPFDTTATEELGSNAIVIRVQPDEGVTVRFGSKVPGTSMEIRDVSMDFAYGESFTESSPEAYERLILDVLLGDANLFPRTEEVELSWKILDPIEVYWDQHGTPAQYPAGTWGPVEADDMLERDGRSWRRP; via the coding sequence TTGTCAAGCAGCAACCCGCTGCGTGACCCCGCAGACCGACGGCTCCCGCGTATCGCGGGGCCGTCGGGTCTGGTCATCTTCGGCGTCACCGGCGACCTCTCCCGCAAGAAGCTCATGCCCGCCGTGTACGACCTCGCCAACCGGGGTCTGCTGCCGCCGGGCTTCTCGCTCGTCGGATTCGCCCGCCGCGACTGGGAACACGAGGACTTCGCCCAGGTCGTGCACGACGCCGTCAAGGAACACTCGCGCACGCCGTTCCGCGAGGAGGTCTGGCAGCAGCTCATCCAGGGGATGCGCTTCGTCCAGGGCACCTTCGACGACGACGAGGCCTTCGAGCGGCTGCGCGGCACCATCGAAGAGCTGGACAAGGCCCAGGGGACGGGCGGCAACTTCGCCTTCTACCTCTCGGTGCCGCCGAAGTCCTTCCCGGTCGTCATCCAGCAGCTGAAGAAGCACGGGCTGGCCGACCAGTCGAGCGGCTCCTGGCGCCGCGCGGTGATCGAGAAGCCCTTCGGCCACGACCTGAAGTCGGCCGAGGAACTGAACGCGATCGTCCACGAGGTCTTCGGCTCCGACCAGGTCTTCCGCATCGACCACTACCTGGGCAAGGAGACCGTCCAGAACATCCTGGCGCTGCGGTTCGCCAACACGATGTTCGAGCCGATCTGGAACCGGTCGTACGTGGACCACGTGCAGATCACGATGGCCGAGGACATCGGCATCGGCGGCCGGGCCGGCTACTACGACGGCATCGGCGCCGCCCGTGACGTCATCCAGAACCACCTCCTCCAGCTGCTCGCGCTGACCGCCATGGAGGAGCCCGCCTCCTTCGACGCGGACGCGCTGGCCGCCGAGAAGACCAAGGTGCTCGGCGCGGTCCGGCTCCCGAAGGACCTGGGCCGGGACACCGTGCACGCCCAGTACGCGGCCGGGTGGCAGGGCGGCGCGAAGGCCGTCGGCTACCTGGAGGAAGAGGGCATCGACCCCAAGTCGAAGACCGACACCTACGCCGCGATCAAGGTCGGCATCGACAACCGCCGCTGGGCGGGCGTCCCCTTCTACCTGCGCACCGGCAAGCGCCTGGGCCGCCGCGTCACCGAGATCGCGGTCGTCTTCCAGCGCGCCCCGCACTCCCCCTTCGACACGACGGCCACCGAGGAACTGGGCTCGAACGCGATCGTCATCCGCGTCCAGCCCGACGAGGGCGTCACGGTCCGGTTCGGCTCCAAGGTGCCGGGCACGTCGATGGAGATCCGGGACGTGTCCATGGACTTCGCGTACGGCGAGTCCTTCACGGAGTCCAGCCCCGAGGCGTACGAGCGCCTCATCCTGGACGTGCTGCTCGGCGACGCGAACCTCTTCCCGCGCACGGAGGAGGTCGAGCTGTCCTGGAAGATCCTCGACCCGATCGAGGTGTACTGGGACCAGCACGGCACCCCGGCCCAGTACCCGGCCGGCACCTGGGGCCCCGTCGAGGCCGACGACATGCTGGAGCGAGACGGACGGAGCTGGCGCCGCCCATGA
- the opcA gene encoding glucose-6-phosphate dehydrogenase assembly protein OpcA, with protein MKTDLTDTTASKINKALVLGRRAIGTPAIGMVLTLVIVTDEENAYDALKAASDAAHEHPSRTLVVIRRVSRSPRDRTRSRLDAEVRLGADAGTGETIVLRLYGDVVDHAQSVVLPLLLPDAPVVVWWPVNAPLDPARDPLGALAQRRVTDTYACEEPVRELTARADAYAPGDTDLSWTRITPWRSMLAAALDQVDCQVQAVEVEGEEFNPSCELLAMWLADRLDVPVKRSASSGPGLTAVRMDTDCGPVVLDRADGSLANLSIQGQPSRAVALKRRDTAELIAEELRRLDPDDTYASALRYGVERLNSPAKGGSDGQEGAVAVAAPVETVAKARAQDAAQEKTPVRKAAAK; from the coding sequence ATGAAGACGGACCTCACGGACACCACGGCCAGCAAGATCAACAAGGCGTTGGTCCTCGGCCGCCGGGCCATCGGCACTCCGGCCATCGGCATGGTGCTGACGCTGGTCATCGTCACCGACGAGGAGAACGCCTACGACGCGCTGAAGGCCGCGAGCGACGCCGCGCACGAGCACCCCTCGCGCACGCTCGTCGTCATCAGGCGCGTCTCGCGCTCACCCCGGGACCGCACCAGGTCCCGGCTGGACGCCGAGGTGCGCCTCGGCGCCGACGCGGGCACCGGCGAGACGATCGTGCTGCGGCTGTACGGCGACGTCGTCGACCACGCCCAGTCGGTGGTCCTGCCGCTGCTGCTGCCGGACGCGCCGGTCGTGGTGTGGTGGCCGGTGAACGCGCCGCTGGACCCGGCCCGGGACCCGCTCGGCGCCCTCGCCCAGCGCCGGGTCACCGACACCTACGCCTGCGAGGAGCCGGTCCGGGAGCTGACGGCCCGCGCCGACGCCTACGCGCCGGGCGACACCGATCTGTCGTGGACCCGCATCACGCCGTGGCGCTCGATGCTGGCGGCGGCCCTGGACCAGGTCGACTGCCAGGTGCAGGCGGTCGAGGTGGAGGGCGAGGAGTTCAACCCGAGCTGCGAGCTGCTGGCGATGTGGCTGGCGGACCGGCTGGACGTCCCGGTGAAGCGTTCCGCGTCGAGCGGCCCGGGTCTGACGGCGGTCCGGATGGACACCGACTGCGGTCCGGTCGTCCTGGACCGGGCCGACGGGTCGCTCGCGAACCTGTCGATCCAGGGGCAGCCGTCCCGCGCGGTGGCGCTCAAGCGCCGCGACACGGCCGAGCTGATCGCGGAGGAGCTGCGCCGCCTCGACCCGGACGACACCTACGCCTCGGCGCTGCGCTACGGGGTGGAGCGGCTGAACTCCCCGGCCAAAGGAGGCTCCGACGGCCAGGAGGGCGCCGTCGCGGTCGCCGCTCCCGTCGAAACGGTCGCGAAGGCCCGCGCGCAGGACGCGGCGCAGGAGAAGACACCGGTGAGGAAGGCGGCGGCGAAGTGA